Proteins encoded by one window of Macaca fascicularis isolate 582-1 chromosome 10, T2T-MFA8v1.1:
- the ARVCF gene encoding splicing regulator ARVCF isoform X4 has protein sequence MPAELRQEQSPGSQASLATMPEAPDVLEETVTVEEDPGTPTSHVSIVTSEDGTTRRTETKVTKTVKTVTTRTVRQVPLGPDGLPLLDGGPPLGPFADGALDRHFLLRGGGPAATLSRAYLSSGAGFPEGPELRDSSSYGSLSRGLGVRPPRAGPLGPGPGDGCFTLPGHREAFSVGPEPGPPGGRSLPERFQAEPYGLEDDTRSLAADDEGGPELEPDYGTATRRRPECGRGLHTRAYEDAAVDGGELTDERPAFPAVTAPLAQPERGSLGSLDRLVQRSPSVDSARKEPRWRDPELPEVLAMLRHPVDPVKANAAAYLQHLCFENEGVKRRVRQLRGLPLLVALLDHPRAEVRRRACGALRNLSYGRDTDNKAAIRDCGGVPALVRLLRAARDNEVRELVTGTLWNLSSYEPLKMVIIDHGLQTLTHEVIVPHSGWEREPNEDSKPRDAEWTTVFKNTSGCLRNVSSDGAEARRRLRECEGLVDALLHALQSAVGRKDTDNKSVENCVCIMRNLSYHVHKEVPGADRYQEAEPGPLGSAVVSQRRRRDDASCFGGKKAKGKKDGEMERNFDTLDLPKRTEAAKGFELLYQPEVVRLYLSLLTESRNFNTLEAAAGALQNLSAGNWMWATYIRATVRKERGLPVLVELLQSETDKVVRAVAIALRNLSLDRRNKDLIGSYAMAELVRNVRNAQAPPRPGARLEEDTVVAVLNTIHEIVSDSLDNTRSLLQARGVPALVALVASSQSVREAKAASHVLQTVWSYKELRGTLQKDGWTKARFQSAAATAKGPKGAPSPGGFDDSTLPLVDKSLEDEKTGSRDVIPMDALGPDGYSTVDRRERRPRGIGSAGEASEKEPLKGPGPASYS, from the exons ATGCCGGCCGAACTCAGACAG GAGCAGAGCCCAGGCAGCCAGGCCTCACTGGCCACGATGCCGGAGGCGCCTGATGTGCTGGAGGAGACCGTGACGGTGGAGGAGGACCCCGGCACACCCACTTCCCACGTGTCTATTGTCACATCTGAAGATGGCACGACCCGGCGCACCGAGACCAAG GTCACCAAGACTGTCAAGACGGTGACCACTCGGACAGTACGCCAGGTGCCTCTGGGCCCAGACGGACTCCCCCTGCTGGATGGCGGCCCCCCACTAGGCCCTTTTGCCGATGGTGCCCTGGACCGGCATTTCCTGCTGCGTGGTGGTGGCCCGGCAGCCACACTCTCTCGAGCCTACCTCAGCAGCGGGGCTGGCTTTCCCGAAGGCCCCGAGCTCCGGGACAGTTCCAGCTATGGCAGCCTGTCCCGAGGGCTGGGTGTGCGGCCCCCACGTGCTGGCCCCCTTGGCCCAGGCCCTGGTGATGGCTGCTTCACACTGCCTGGCCACCGGGAGGCCTTCTCAGTGGGTCCTGAGCCTGGGCCACCAGGTGGCCGCTCCCTGCCCGAGCGCTTCCAGGCAGAGCCGTATGGCTTGGAGGATGACACGCGCAGCCTGGCCGCTGATGACGAGGGTGGCCCTGAGCTGGAGCCTGACTATGGCACGGCCACGAGGAGGAGGCCTGAGTGTGGGCGGGGCCTTCACACCAG GGCCTACGAGGACGCGGCAGTTGATGGCGGCGAGCTGACAGATGAACGGCCTGCGTTCCCAGCGGTGACGGCGCCCCTGGCCCAGCCTGAACGGGGCAGCCTGGGCAGCCTGGACCGGCTGGTGCAGCGCTCGCCCTCAGTGGATAGCGCCCGCAAGGAGCCGCGCTGGCGGGACCCTGAGCTGCCTGAGGTGCTGGCCATGCTGCGGCACCCCGTGGACCCCGTGAAGGCCAATGCGGCCGCCTACCTGCAACATCTGTGCTTTGAGAACGAGGGTGTCAAGCGGCGTGTACGGCAGCTGCGGGGGCTGCCACTGCTTGTGGCGCTGCTGGACCACCCGCGGGCTGAGGTGCGGCGCCGGGCCTGTGGGGCACTGCGCAACCTCTCCTATGGCCGTGACACTGACAACAAGGCCGCCATCCGGGACTGTGGTGGTGTGCCTGCCCTGGTGCGCCTGCTGCGGGCCGCCCGGGACAACGAGGTCCGCGAGCTTGTCACTG GCACACTGTGGAACCTGTCGTCATATGAGCCCCTGAAGATGGTCATCATTGACCATGGCCTGCAGACACTGACCCATGAGGTGATCGTGCCCCACTCAGGATGGGAGCGTGAGCCCAACGAGGACTCCAAGCCACGGGATGCTGAGTGGACAACTGTCTTCAAGAATACGTCGGGCTGCCTGAG GAATGTGAGCTCTGATGGTGCTGAGGCCCGGCGGCGACTCCGGGAGTGTGAAGGGCTGGTGGACGCGCTCCTGCATGCCCTGCAGTCGGCAGTGGGCCGGAAGGACACGGACAACAAG TCGGTGGAGAACTGCGTGTGCATCATGCGGAACCTGTCCTACCACGTGCACAAGGAGGTGCCCGGGGCCGATAGGTACCAGGAGGCCGAGCCCGGGCCCCTGGGCAGTGCTGTAGTCTCCCAGCGCCGGAGGCGGGATGATGCCAGCTGCTTTGGTGGCAAGAAGGCCAAAG GAAAGAAGGATGGTGAGATGGAGCGGAACTTTGACACGCTAGACCTGCCCAAGCGAACTGAGGCTGCTAAAG GCTTTGAGCTGCTGTACCAACCCGAGGTGGTACGTCTCTACCTCTCCCTCCTCACGGAGAGCCGGAACTTCAACACCCTGGAGGCTGCCGCCGGTGCTCTGCAGAACCTCAGTGCCGGCAACTGGATG TGGGCCACGTACATCCGCGCCACAGTGCGCAAAGAGCGCGGGCTGCCGGTGCTTGTGGAACTGCTGCAGTCTGAGACCGACAAGGTGGTGCGCGCCGTCGCCATTGCCCTGCGCAACCTCTCGCTGGACCGGCGCAACAAAGATCTTATCG GGAGCTACGCCATGGCCGAGCTTGTGCGGAATGTGCGCAATGCACAGGCTCCGCCGCGACCTGGGGCCCGCCTGGAGGAAGACACCGTGGTGGCGGTGCTCAACACCATCCACGAAATCGTGTCCGACAGCCTGGATAACACGCGCTCGCTCCTGCAGGCACGTGGGGTGCCAGCGTTGGTGGCTCTCGTCGCCTCCAG CCAATCTGTACGCGAGGCAAAGGCGGCGTCGCACGTGTTGCAGACAGTGTGGAGCTACAAAGAGCTGCGTGGTACTCTGCAGAAAGATGGCTGGACCAAGGCGCGCTTCCAG TCGGCTGCTGCTACTGCCAAGGGGCCTAAGGGAGCACCGAGTCCTGGGGGCTTCGATG
- the ARVCF gene encoding splicing regulator ARVCF isoform X18, which translates to MVPWTGISCCVVVARQPHSLEPTSAAGLAFPKAPSSGTVPAMAACPEGWVCGPHVLAPLAQALVMAASHCLATGRPSQWVLSLGHQVAAPCPSASRQSRMAWRMTRAAWPLMTRVALSWSLTMARPRGGGLSVGGAFTPGALSPALLGEFAVLKKVSWGSSEAGLAAAVTMSTHPTCLCRAYEDAAVDGGELTDERPAFPAVTAPLAQPERGSLGSLDRLVQRSPSVDSARKEPRWRDPELPEVLAMLRHPVDPVKANAAAYLQHLCFENEGVKRRVRQLRGLPLLVALLDHPRAEVRRRACGALRNLSYGRDTDNKAAIRDCGGVPALVRLLRAARDNEVRELVTGTLWNLSSYEPLKMVIIDHGLQTLTHEVIVPHSGWEREPNEDSKPRDAEWTTVFKNTSGCLRNVSSDGAEARRRLRECEGLVDALLHALQSAVGRKDTDNKSVENCVCIMRNLSYHVHKEVPGADRYQEAEPGPLGSAVVSQRRRRDDASCFGGKKAKGKKDGEMERNFDTLDLPKRTEAAKGFELLYQPEVVRLYLSLLTESRNFNTLEAAAGALQNLSAGNWMWATYIRATVRKERGLPVLVELLQSETDKVVRAVAIALRNLSLDRRNKDLIGSYAMAELVRNVRNAQAPPRPGARLEEDTVVAVLNTIHEIVSDSLDNTRSLLQARGVPALVALVASSQSVREAKAASHVLQTVWSYKELRGTLQKDGWTKARFQSAAATAKGPKGAPSPGGFDDSTLPLVDKSLEDEKTGSRDVIPMDALGPDGYSTVDRRERRPRGIGSAGEASEKEPLKGPGPASYS; encoded by the exons ATGGTGCCCTGGACCGGCATTTCCTGCTGCGTGGTGGTGGCCCGGCAGCCACACTCTCTCGAGCCTACCTCAGCAGCGGGGCTGGCTTTCCCGAAGGCCCCGAGCTCCGGGACAGTTCCAGCTATGGCAGCCTGTCCCGAGGGCTGGGTGTGCGGCCCCCACGTGCTGGCCCCCTTGGCCCAGGCCCTGGTGATGGCTGCTTCACACTGCCTGGCCACCGGGAGGCCTTCTCAGTGGGTCCTGAGCCTGGGCCACCAGGTGGCCGCTCCCTGCCCGAGCGCTTCCAGGCAGAGCCGTATGGCTTGGAGGATGACACGCGCAGCCTGGCCGCTGATGACGAGGGTGGCCCTGAGCTGGAGCCTGACTATGGCACGGCCACGAGGAGGAGGCCTGAGTGTGGGCGGGGCCTTCACACCAG GTGCTCTCAGCCCAGCCCTGCTGGGTGAGTTTGCAGTCCTGAAGAAGGTGTCATGGGGCAGCTCAGAGGCGGGGCTGGCGGCTGCTGTGACGATGTCCACGCACCCCACTTGCCTGTGCAGGGCCTACGAGGACGCGGCAGTTGATGGCGGCGAGCTGACAGATGAACGGCCTGCGTTCCCAGCGGTGACGGCGCCCCTGGCCCAGCCTGAACGGGGCAGCCTGGGCAGCCTGGACCGGCTGGTGCAGCGCTCGCCCTCAGTGGATAGCGCCCGCAAGGAGCCGCGCTGGCGGGACCCTGAGCTGCCTGAGGTGCTGGCCATGCTGCGGCACCCCGTGGACCCCGTGAAGGCCAATGCGGCCGCCTACCTGCAACATCTGTGCTTTGAGAACGAGGGTGTCAAGCGGCGTGTACGGCAGCTGCGGGGGCTGCCACTGCTTGTGGCGCTGCTGGACCACCCGCGGGCTGAGGTGCGGCGCCGGGCCTGTGGGGCACTGCGCAACCTCTCCTATGGCCGTGACACTGACAACAAGGCCGCCATCCGGGACTGTGGTGGTGTGCCTGCCCTGGTGCGCCTGCTGCGGGCCGCCCGGGACAACGAGGTCCGCGAGCTTGTCACTG GCACACTGTGGAACCTGTCGTCATATGAGCCCCTGAAGATGGTCATCATTGACCATGGCCTGCAGACACTGACCCATGAGGTGATCGTGCCCCACTCAGGATGGGAGCGTGAGCCCAACGAGGACTCCAAGCCACGGGATGCTGAGTGGACAACTGTCTTCAAGAATACGTCGGGCTGCCTGAG GAATGTGAGCTCTGATGGTGCTGAGGCCCGGCGGCGACTCCGGGAGTGTGAAGGGCTGGTGGACGCGCTCCTGCATGCCCTGCAGTCGGCAGTGGGCCGGAAGGACACGGACAACAAG TCGGTGGAGAACTGCGTGTGCATCATGCGGAACCTGTCCTACCACGTGCACAAGGAGGTGCCCGGGGCCGATAGGTACCAGGAGGCCGAGCCCGGGCCCCTGGGCAGTGCTGTAGTCTCCCAGCGCCGGAGGCGGGATGATGCCAGCTGCTTTGGTGGCAAGAAGGCCAAAG GAAAGAAGGATGGTGAGATGGAGCGGAACTTTGACACGCTAGACCTGCCCAAGCGAACTGAGGCTGCTAAAG GCTTTGAGCTGCTGTACCAACCCGAGGTGGTACGTCTCTACCTCTCCCTCCTCACGGAGAGCCGGAACTTCAACACCCTGGAGGCTGCCGCCGGTGCTCTGCAGAACCTCAGTGCCGGCAACTGGATG TGGGCCACGTACATCCGCGCCACAGTGCGCAAAGAGCGCGGGCTGCCGGTGCTTGTGGAACTGCTGCAGTCTGAGACCGACAAGGTGGTGCGCGCCGTCGCCATTGCCCTGCGCAACCTCTCGCTGGACCGGCGCAACAAAGATCTTATCG GGAGCTACGCCATGGCCGAGCTTGTGCGGAATGTGCGCAATGCACAGGCTCCGCCGCGACCTGGGGCCCGCCTGGAGGAAGACACCGTGGTGGCGGTGCTCAACACCATCCACGAAATCGTGTCCGACAGCCTGGATAACACGCGCTCGCTCCTGCAGGCACGTGGGGTGCCAGCGTTGGTGGCTCTCGTCGCCTCCAG CCAATCTGTACGCGAGGCAAAGGCGGCGTCGCACGTGTTGCAGACAGTGTGGAGCTACAAAGAGCTGCGTGGTACTCTGCAGAAAGATGGCTGGACCAAGGCGCGCTTCCAG TCGGCTGCTGCTACTGCCAAGGGGCCTAAGGGAGCACCGAGTCCTGGGGGCTTCGATG
- the ARVCF gene encoding splicing regulator ARVCF isoform X15: MPEAPDVLEETVTVEEDPGTPTSHVSIVTSEDGTTRRTETKVTKTVKTVTTRTVRQVPLGPDGLPLLDGGPPLGPFADGALDRHFLLRGGGPAATLSRAYLSSGAGFPEGPELRDSSSYGSLSRGLGVRPPRAGPLGPGPGDGCFTLPGHREAFSVGPEPGPPGGRSLPERFQAEPYGLEDDTRSLAADDEGGPELEPDYGTATRRRPECGRGLHTRAYEDAAVDGGELTDERPAFPAVTAPLAQPERGSLGSLDRLVQRSPSVDSARKEPRWRDPELPEVLAMLRHPVDPVKANAAAYLQHLCFENEGVKRRVRQLRGLPLLVALLDHPRAEVRRRACGALRNLSYGRDTDNKAAIRDCGGVPALVRLLRAARDNEVRELVTGTLWNLSSYEPLKMVIIDHGLQTLTHEVIVPHSGWEREPNEDSKPRDAEWTTVFKNTSGCLRNVSSDGAEARRRLRECEGLVDALLHALQSAVGRKDTDNKSVENCVCIMRNLSYHVHKEVPGADRYQEAEPGPLGSAVVSQRRRRDDASCFGGKKAKGKKDGEMERNFDTLDLPKRTEAAKGFELLYQPEVVRLYLSLLTESRNFNTLEAAAGALQNLSAGNWMWATYIRATVRKERGLPVLVELLQSETDKVVRAVAIALRNLSLDRRNKDLIGSYAMAELVRNVRNAQAPPRPGARLEEDTVVAVLNTIHEIVSDSLDNTRSLLQARGVPALVALVASSQSVREAKAASHVLQTVWSYKELRGTLQKDGWTKARFQSAAATAKGPKGAPSPGGFDDSTLPLVDKSLEDEKTGSRDVIPMDALGPDGYSTVDRRERRPRGIGSAGEASEKEPLKGPGPASYS, from the exons ATGCCGGAGGCGCCTGATGTGCTGGAGGAGACCGTGACGGTGGAGGAGGACCCCGGCACACCCACTTCCCACGTGTCTATTGTCACATCTGAAGATGGCACGACCCGGCGCACCGAGACCAAG GTCACCAAGACTGTCAAGACGGTGACCACTCGGACAGTACGCCAGGTGCCTCTGGGCCCAGACGGACTCCCCCTGCTGGATGGCGGCCCCCCACTAGGCCCTTTTGCCGATGGTGCCCTGGACCGGCATTTCCTGCTGCGTGGTGGTGGCCCGGCAGCCACACTCTCTCGAGCCTACCTCAGCAGCGGGGCTGGCTTTCCCGAAGGCCCCGAGCTCCGGGACAGTTCCAGCTATGGCAGCCTGTCCCGAGGGCTGGGTGTGCGGCCCCCACGTGCTGGCCCCCTTGGCCCAGGCCCTGGTGATGGCTGCTTCACACTGCCTGGCCACCGGGAGGCCTTCTCAGTGGGTCCTGAGCCTGGGCCACCAGGTGGCCGCTCCCTGCCCGAGCGCTTCCAGGCAGAGCCGTATGGCTTGGAGGATGACACGCGCAGCCTGGCCGCTGATGACGAGGGTGGCCCTGAGCTGGAGCCTGACTATGGCACGGCCACGAGGAGGAGGCCTGAGTGTGGGCGGGGCCTTCACACCAG GGCCTACGAGGACGCGGCAGTTGATGGCGGCGAGCTGACAGATGAACGGCCTGCGTTCCCAGCGGTGACGGCGCCCCTGGCCCAGCCTGAACGGGGCAGCCTGGGCAGCCTGGACCGGCTGGTGCAGCGCTCGCCCTCAGTGGATAGCGCCCGCAAGGAGCCGCGCTGGCGGGACCCTGAGCTGCCTGAGGTGCTGGCCATGCTGCGGCACCCCGTGGACCCCGTGAAGGCCAATGCGGCCGCCTACCTGCAACATCTGTGCTTTGAGAACGAGGGTGTCAAGCGGCGTGTACGGCAGCTGCGGGGGCTGCCACTGCTTGTGGCGCTGCTGGACCACCCGCGGGCTGAGGTGCGGCGCCGGGCCTGTGGGGCACTGCGCAACCTCTCCTATGGCCGTGACACTGACAACAAGGCCGCCATCCGGGACTGTGGTGGTGTGCCTGCCCTGGTGCGCCTGCTGCGGGCCGCCCGGGACAACGAGGTCCGCGAGCTTGTCACTG GCACACTGTGGAACCTGTCGTCATATGAGCCCCTGAAGATGGTCATCATTGACCATGGCCTGCAGACACTGACCCATGAGGTGATCGTGCCCCACTCAGGATGGGAGCGTGAGCCCAACGAGGACTCCAAGCCACGGGATGCTGAGTGGACAACTGTCTTCAAGAATACGTCGGGCTGCCTGAG GAATGTGAGCTCTGATGGTGCTGAGGCCCGGCGGCGACTCCGGGAGTGTGAAGGGCTGGTGGACGCGCTCCTGCATGCCCTGCAGTCGGCAGTGGGCCGGAAGGACACGGACAACAAG TCGGTGGAGAACTGCGTGTGCATCATGCGGAACCTGTCCTACCACGTGCACAAGGAGGTGCCCGGGGCCGATAGGTACCAGGAGGCCGAGCCCGGGCCCCTGGGCAGTGCTGTAGTCTCCCAGCGCCGGAGGCGGGATGATGCCAGCTGCTTTGGTGGCAAGAAGGCCAAAG GAAAGAAGGATGGTGAGATGGAGCGGAACTTTGACACGCTAGACCTGCCCAAGCGAACTGAGGCTGCTAAAG GCTTTGAGCTGCTGTACCAACCCGAGGTGGTACGTCTCTACCTCTCCCTCCTCACGGAGAGCCGGAACTTCAACACCCTGGAGGCTGCCGCCGGTGCTCTGCAGAACCTCAGTGCCGGCAACTGGATG TGGGCCACGTACATCCGCGCCACAGTGCGCAAAGAGCGCGGGCTGCCGGTGCTTGTGGAACTGCTGCAGTCTGAGACCGACAAGGTGGTGCGCGCCGTCGCCATTGCCCTGCGCAACCTCTCGCTGGACCGGCGCAACAAAGATCTTATCG GGAGCTACGCCATGGCCGAGCTTGTGCGGAATGTGCGCAATGCACAGGCTCCGCCGCGACCTGGGGCCCGCCTGGAGGAAGACACCGTGGTGGCGGTGCTCAACACCATCCACGAAATCGTGTCCGACAGCCTGGATAACACGCGCTCGCTCCTGCAGGCACGTGGGGTGCCAGCGTTGGTGGCTCTCGTCGCCTCCAG CCAATCTGTACGCGAGGCAAAGGCGGCGTCGCACGTGTTGCAGACAGTGTGGAGCTACAAAGAGCTGCGTGGTACTCTGCAGAAAGATGGCTGGACCAAGGCGCGCTTCCAG TCGGCTGCTGCTACTGCCAAGGGGCCTAAGGGAGCACCGAGTCCTGGGGGCTTCGATG
- the ARVCF gene encoding splicing regulator ARVCF isoform X14, with amino-acid sequence MPEAPDVLEETVTVEEDPGTPTSHVSIVTSEDGTTRRTETKVTKTVKTVTTRTVRQVPLGPDGLPLLDGGPPLGPFADGALDRHFLLRGGGPAATLSRAYLSSGAGFPEGPELRDSSSYGSLSRGLGVRPPRAGPLGPGPGDGCFTLPGHREAFSVGPEPGPPGGRSLPERFQAEPYGLEDDTRSLAADDEGGPELEPDYGTATRRRPECGRGLHTRAYEDAAVDGGELTDERPAFPAVTAPLAQPERGSLGSLDRLVQRSPSVDSARKEPRWRDPELPEVLAMLRHPVDPVKANAAAYLQHLCFENEGVKRRVRQLRGLPLLVALLDHPRAEVRRRACGALRNLSYGRDTDNKAAIRDCGGVPALVRLLRAARDNEVRELVTGTLWNLSSYEPLKMVIIDHGLQTLTHEVIVPHSGWEREPNEDSKPRDAEWTTVFKNTSGCLRNVSSDGAEARRRLRECEGLVDALLHALQSAVGRKDTDNKSVENCVCIMRNLSYHVHKEVPGADRYQEAEPGPLGSAVVSQRRRRDDASCFGGKKAKEEWFHQGKKDGEMERNFDTLDLPKRTEAAKGFELLYQPEVVRLYLSLLTESRNFNTLEAAAGALQNLSAGNWMWATYIRATVRKERGLPVLVELLQSETDKVVRAVAIALRNLSLDRRNKDLIGSYAMAELVRNVRNAQAPPRPGARLEEDTVVAVLNTIHEIVSDSLDNTRSLLQARGVPALVALVASSQSVREAKAASHVLQTVWSYKELRGTLQKDGWTKARFQSAAATAKGPKGAPSPGGFDDSTLPLVDKSLEDEKTGSRDVIPMDALGPDGYSTVDRRERRPRGIGSAGEASEKEPLKGPGPASYS; translated from the exons ATGCCGGAGGCGCCTGATGTGCTGGAGGAGACCGTGACGGTGGAGGAGGACCCCGGCACACCCACTTCCCACGTGTCTATTGTCACATCTGAAGATGGCACGACCCGGCGCACCGAGACCAAG GTCACCAAGACTGTCAAGACGGTGACCACTCGGACAGTACGCCAGGTGCCTCTGGGCCCAGACGGACTCCCCCTGCTGGATGGCGGCCCCCCACTAGGCCCTTTTGCCGATGGTGCCCTGGACCGGCATTTCCTGCTGCGTGGTGGTGGCCCGGCAGCCACACTCTCTCGAGCCTACCTCAGCAGCGGGGCTGGCTTTCCCGAAGGCCCCGAGCTCCGGGACAGTTCCAGCTATGGCAGCCTGTCCCGAGGGCTGGGTGTGCGGCCCCCACGTGCTGGCCCCCTTGGCCCAGGCCCTGGTGATGGCTGCTTCACACTGCCTGGCCACCGGGAGGCCTTCTCAGTGGGTCCTGAGCCTGGGCCACCAGGTGGCCGCTCCCTGCCCGAGCGCTTCCAGGCAGAGCCGTATGGCTTGGAGGATGACACGCGCAGCCTGGCCGCTGATGACGAGGGTGGCCCTGAGCTGGAGCCTGACTATGGCACGGCCACGAGGAGGAGGCCTGAGTGTGGGCGGGGCCTTCACACCAG GGCCTACGAGGACGCGGCAGTTGATGGCGGCGAGCTGACAGATGAACGGCCTGCGTTCCCAGCGGTGACGGCGCCCCTGGCCCAGCCTGAACGGGGCAGCCTGGGCAGCCTGGACCGGCTGGTGCAGCGCTCGCCCTCAGTGGATAGCGCCCGCAAGGAGCCGCGCTGGCGGGACCCTGAGCTGCCTGAGGTGCTGGCCATGCTGCGGCACCCCGTGGACCCCGTGAAGGCCAATGCGGCCGCCTACCTGCAACATCTGTGCTTTGAGAACGAGGGTGTCAAGCGGCGTGTACGGCAGCTGCGGGGGCTGCCACTGCTTGTGGCGCTGCTGGACCACCCGCGGGCTGAGGTGCGGCGCCGGGCCTGTGGGGCACTGCGCAACCTCTCCTATGGCCGTGACACTGACAACAAGGCCGCCATCCGGGACTGTGGTGGTGTGCCTGCCCTGGTGCGCCTGCTGCGGGCCGCCCGGGACAACGAGGTCCGCGAGCTTGTCACTG GCACACTGTGGAACCTGTCGTCATATGAGCCCCTGAAGATGGTCATCATTGACCATGGCCTGCAGACACTGACCCATGAGGTGATCGTGCCCCACTCAGGATGGGAGCGTGAGCCCAACGAGGACTCCAAGCCACGGGATGCTGAGTGGACAACTGTCTTCAAGAATACGTCGGGCTGCCTGAG GAATGTGAGCTCTGATGGTGCTGAGGCCCGGCGGCGACTCCGGGAGTGTGAAGGGCTGGTGGACGCGCTCCTGCATGCCCTGCAGTCGGCAGTGGGCCGGAAGGACACGGACAACAAG TCGGTGGAGAACTGCGTGTGCATCATGCGGAACCTGTCCTACCACGTGCACAAGGAGGTGCCCGGGGCCGATAGGTACCAGGAGGCCGAGCCCGGGCCCCTGGGCAGTGCTGTAGTCTCCCAGCGCCGGAGGCGGGATGATGCCAGCTGCTTTGGTGGCAAGAAGGCCAAAG AGGAGTGGTTCCACCAAG GAAAGAAGGATGGTGAGATGGAGCGGAACTTTGACACGCTAGACCTGCCCAAGCGAACTGAGGCTGCTAAAG GCTTTGAGCTGCTGTACCAACCCGAGGTGGTACGTCTCTACCTCTCCCTCCTCACGGAGAGCCGGAACTTCAACACCCTGGAGGCTGCCGCCGGTGCTCTGCAGAACCTCAGTGCCGGCAACTGGATG TGGGCCACGTACATCCGCGCCACAGTGCGCAAAGAGCGCGGGCTGCCGGTGCTTGTGGAACTGCTGCAGTCTGAGACCGACAAGGTGGTGCGCGCCGTCGCCATTGCCCTGCGCAACCTCTCGCTGGACCGGCGCAACAAAGATCTTATCG GGAGCTACGCCATGGCCGAGCTTGTGCGGAATGTGCGCAATGCACAGGCTCCGCCGCGACCTGGGGCCCGCCTGGAGGAAGACACCGTGGTGGCGGTGCTCAACACCATCCACGAAATCGTGTCCGACAGCCTGGATAACACGCGCTCGCTCCTGCAGGCACGTGGGGTGCCAGCGTTGGTGGCTCTCGTCGCCTCCAG CCAATCTGTACGCGAGGCAAAGGCGGCGTCGCACGTGTTGCAGACAGTGTGGAGCTACAAAGAGCTGCGTGGTACTCTGCAGAAAGATGGCTGGACCAAGGCGCGCTTCCAG TCGGCTGCTGCTACTGCCAAGGGGCCTAAGGGAGCACCGAGTCCTGGGGGCTTCGATG